The following are from one region of the Syngnathus acus chromosome 19, fSynAcu1.2, whole genome shotgun sequence genome:
- the LOC119138296 gene encoding arf-GAP with dual PH domain-containing protein 1 isoform X3, translating to MGLMPGTWRRARSRCLACSLLHRSIPHISRVKSIRDTWEASEVEIMADLGNNVAQAKYEQNVPAFYYRPTHTDCKMLREQWIRAKYERNEFEFIEKQEPYTAGYREGFLWKRGRDNGQFLSRKFILSEREGALKYFNKQDARDPKAIMKIETLNATFQPAKIGNPCGLQITYLKDNSTRNIFVYHSDAKEMIDWFNAIRAARFHYLQVAFPGASNEELVPKLTRNFMKEGFMEKTGPKHTEGFKKRWFTMDDRRLMYFKDPLDAYARGEVFIGSKENSYTVLPGLPSTIQGHHWNHGITIVTPDRKFLFACETEAEQRDWIAAFQRVINRPMRPQEYAVEAHFKHKP from the exons ATGGGCTTAATGCCCGGCACTTGGAGGCGAGCCCGCTCAAGATGCCTG GCCTGCTCGCTCCTTCATCGCAGCATCCCGCACATCAGCAGGGTCAAGTCCATTCGGGACACGTGGGAAGCAAGTGAAGTGGAG ATTATGGCAGATTTGGGAAACAATGTCGCTCAGGCTAAATATGAGCAGAATGTTCCCGCGTTCTACTACAGACCAACGCATACTGACTGCAA GATGCTAAGAGAGCAATGGATCCGGGCCAAGTATGAGAGGAATGAATTTGAGTTCATAGAGAAGCAAGAACCTTACACAGCAG GATACCGCGAGGGGTTTCTATGGAAACGAGGACGAGACAACGGTCAGTTTCTCAGCCGAAAGTTCATCCTGTCGGAGAGGGAAGGTGCCCTCAAATACTTCAACAAGCAGGAT GCCCGAGATCCCAAGGCGATTATGAAAATCGAAACCCTCAATGCCACCTTCCAACCGGCCAAAATTGGCAACCCGTGCGGACTGCAAATCACCTACCTGAAAGACAACAGCACAAGAAACATCTTTGTTTACCACAGCGACGCTAAG GAAATGATCGATTGGTTCAATGCAATCAGAGCAGCCAGGTTCCACTACCTACAAGTGGCCTTCCCTGGAGCAAGTAATGAAGAG CTGGTGCCAAAATTGACCCGAAACTTCATGAAGGAAGGCTTTATGGAGAAAACAGGTCCAAAG CACACAGAAGGCTTCAAGAAGAGGTGGTTCACTATGGACGACAGGCGACTGATGTATTTTAAAGACCCTTTG GACGCCTACGCCCGCGGCGAAGTGTTCATCGGCAGTAAAGAGAACAGTTACACCGTTCTGCCTGGCCTACCCTCAACCATTCAGGGCCATCACTGGAATCACGGCATCACCATTGTCACACCAGACAGGAAGTTTCTGTTTGCTTGCGAGACTGAGGCCGAGCAACGGGATTGGATCGCAGCCTTTCAGAGAGTCATCAATCGGCCCATGAGGCCGCAGGAATACGCAG tggaggctcattttaaacacaaacCCTGA
- the LOC119138296 gene encoding arf-GAP with dual PH domain-containing protein 1 isoform X1 — protein MEPEGTNRVLQDVLTRPDNETCADCGNPEPDWASLTLGVFVCQACSLLHRSIPHISRVKSIRDTWEASEVEIMADLGNNVAQAKYEQNVPAFYYRPTHTDCKMLREQWIRAKYERNEFEFIEKQEPYTAGYREGFLWKRGRDNGQFLSRKFILSEREGALKYFNKQDARDPKAIMKIETLNATFQPAKIGNPCGLQITYLKDNSTRNIFVYHSDAKEMIDWFNAIRAARFHYLQVAFPGASNEELVPKLTRNFMKEGFMEKTGPKHTEGFKKRWFTMDDRRLMYFKDPLDAYARGEVFIGSKENSYTVLPGLPSTIQGHHWNHGITIVTPDRKFLFACETEAEQRDWIAAFQRVINRPMRPQEYAVEAHFKHKP, from the exons AGCCAGACTGGGCATCACTGACActgggtgtgtttgtttgccagGCCTGCTCGCTCCTTCATCGCAGCATCCCGCACATCAGCAGGGTCAAGTCCATTCGGGACACGTGGGAAGCAAGTGAAGTGGAG ATTATGGCAGATTTGGGAAACAATGTCGCTCAGGCTAAATATGAGCAGAATGTTCCCGCGTTCTACTACAGACCAACGCATACTGACTGCAA GATGCTAAGAGAGCAATGGATCCGGGCCAAGTATGAGAGGAATGAATTTGAGTTCATAGAGAAGCAAGAACCTTACACAGCAG GATACCGCGAGGGGTTTCTATGGAAACGAGGACGAGACAACGGTCAGTTTCTCAGCCGAAAGTTCATCCTGTCGGAGAGGGAAGGTGCCCTCAAATACTTCAACAAGCAGGAT GCCCGAGATCCCAAGGCGATTATGAAAATCGAAACCCTCAATGCCACCTTCCAACCGGCCAAAATTGGCAACCCGTGCGGACTGCAAATCACCTACCTGAAAGACAACAGCACAAGAAACATCTTTGTTTACCACAGCGACGCTAAG GAAATGATCGATTGGTTCAATGCAATCAGAGCAGCCAGGTTCCACTACCTACAAGTGGCCTTCCCTGGAGCAAGTAATGAAGAG CTGGTGCCAAAATTGACCCGAAACTTCATGAAGGAAGGCTTTATGGAGAAAACAGGTCCAAAG CACACAGAAGGCTTCAAGAAGAGGTGGTTCACTATGGACGACAGGCGACTGATGTATTTTAAAGACCCTTTG GACGCCTACGCCCGCGGCGAAGTGTTCATCGGCAGTAAAGAGAACAGTTACACCGTTCTGCCTGGCCTACCCTCAACCATTCAGGGCCATCACTGGAATCACGGCATCACCATTGTCACACCAGACAGGAAGTTTCTGTTTGCTTGCGAGACTGAGGCCGAGCAACGGGATTGGATCGCAGCCTTTCAGAGAGTCATCAATCGGCCCATGAGGCCGCAGGAATACGCAG tggaggctcattttaaacacaaacCCTGA
- the lmf1 gene encoding lipase maturation factor 1, whose amino-acid sequence MATSCENDGASIRKRRLRVGLTTEAKFSDSSSRKDAANTVEGTKKEKLQPLQTGTFWLTRIVLLRSVSFIYFVAFTVAYNQNKQLIGENGLMPCKSYLNSVKRYVGGKIGMAALAYTPSILWFLDWSNMDANLDGIALLGMTFSGFVLVTGMANMVIMGSLWVLYHSLVNVGQLWYSFGWESQLLETGFLAIFLCPVWTLSQVPRRCPPSFVCIWTFRWLIVRIMLGAGLIKIRGDKCWRDLTCMDYHYETQPVPNPVSYYMHRSPWWFHRFETMSNHFIELIIPLFTFLGRRMCIVNGVLQILFQVVLIVSGNLSFLNWLTIVPSLACFDDASLDFLFRSGSGAKKAVLKIQDEDENGQTPEATKGMRVRQVFNVSLGILIGCLSVPVLMNLLSPRQVMNTSFDPLRIVNTYGAFGSITKERTEVIFQGTLSEDPKDPKAIWEEYQFLCKPGDPYRRPCLISPYHYRLDWLMWFAAFQTYEQSEWVIHIAGRLLANDSTVLSLLDHNPFQDRGIPRWVRGEHFRYKFSQPGSTSAAEGKWWLRKRIGAYFPAVDLAALRGYFQSRDWPHPHISTRKN is encoded by the exons ATGGCGACCTCCTGTGAGAACGATGGCGCGTCAATAAGGAAAAGACGCCTGCGAGTTGGTTTAACAACTGAGGCAAAGTTTagtgacagcagcagcagaaaagATGCGGCGAACACAGTTGAAGGgaccaagaaagaaaaactccAGCCTTTACAAACGGGGACTTTCTGGCTCACTCGTATTGTGCTGCTGCGCTCCGTctcttttatttact TTGTGGCGTTCACTGTCGCTTACAACCAGAATAAACAGCTGATTGGGGAAAACGGTCTGATGCCTTGCAAGAGCTACCTCAATAGTGTCAAACGCTACGTGGGAGGAAAGATAGGCATGGCTGCTCTGGCCTACACACCCTCCATCCTCTGGTTCTTGGACTGGAGCAATATGGACGCCAACCTCGATGGCATTGCCTTGTTGGGAATGACCTTCTCTGGTTTTGTTCTGGTGACGGGAATGGCGAATATGGTGATCATGGGTTCCTTGTGGGTGCTGTATCACTCCTTGGTCAATGTCGGACAGCTGTG GTACTCCTTTG GCTGGGAGAGTCAGTTGTTGGAAACGGGATTCCTGGCCATTTTCCTGTGTCCTGTGTGGACTCTGTCCCAAGTCCCCCGCCGCTGCCCCCCTTCTTTCGTCTGCATCTGGACTTTCAGATGGCTAATTGTCCGCATTATGCTTGGCGCT GGCTTGATTAAAATCAGAGGGGACAAATGTTGGCGAGACCTCACCTGCATGGATTATCATTATGAG acCCAGCCCGTTCCAAACCCCGTGTCTTACTACATGCATCGTTCCCCTTGGTGGTTTCATCGCTTCGAGACTATGTCCAATCACTTTATCGAACTAATCATCCCCTTATTCACTTTCCTGGGCAGACGAATGTGTATCGTCAATGGCGTGCTCCAGATCCTTTTTCag GTCGTTCTGATAGTGAGTGGCAACCTCAGTTTTCTCAACTGGTTGACCATTGTTCCCAGTCTGGCCTGTTTCGATGACGCATCTTTGGACTTTTTGTTTCGCTCCGGAAGCGGGGCCAAGAAAGCCGTTTTGAAGATTCAAGATGAGGATGAAAATGGACAAACACCTGAAGCCACTAAAG GAATGCGAGTCCGTCAGGTGTTCAATGTGTCTTTGGgcattctgattggctgcctGAGTGTTCCGGTCCTCATGAACCTACTGAGTCCCAGACAGGTGATGAACACCTCCTTTGACCCACTTCGCATTGTCAACACCTACGGGGCCTTTGGCAG TATTACCAAGGAGCGCACTGAGGTGATTTTTCAAGGCACTCTGAGTGAGGATCCAAAAGACCCGAAGGCAATCTGGGAGGAATACCAATTCCTTTGTAAGCCAGGAGATCCTTACAGACGGCCGTGCCTCATTTCCCCGTATCATTACCGCCTGGACTGGCTCATGTGGTTTGCGGCCTTCCAG ACCTACGAGCAGAGTGAGTGGGTCATTCACATAGCAGGACGCCTGTTAGCTAACGATAGCACAGTTCTTTCGCTGCTGGACCACAACCCATTTCAAGACAGAGGCATCCCCAG GTGGGTTCGAGGAGAACATTTTAGATATAAATTCAGCCAACCGGGCAGTACCAGTGCAGCTGAGGGTAAGTGGTGGCTACGAAAGCGCATCGGTGCCTACTTCCCTGCTGTGGACCTTGCAGCACTCAGGGGGTACTTCCAGTCCAGGGACTGGCCACACCCACATATATCAACACGGAAAAACTAA
- the LOC119138326 gene encoding ras-related protein Rab-26-like, whose amino-acid sequence MLLAPIVTRAMSRKKTLKGKATSRSPKGSPGMGRTGKGLAAGASPTSGLVYPSRPSISSSGEFYDIAFKVMLVGDSGVGKTCLLVRFKDGAFLAGSFISTVGIDFRNKVMSIDAVKVKLQIWDTAGQERFRSVTHAYYRDAHALLLLYDVTNKASFDNIRAWLTEIHEFTQQDVVIMLLGNKADSNHNRVVKREEGEKLAKEFGVPFMETSARSGLNVELAFTAVAKELKHRTMKEPDEPKFQLQEYVSKEMRTAGCCRS is encoded by the exons ATGCTGTTAGCACCGATTGTCACCAGAGCCATGTCCAGGAAGAAGACGTTAAAGGGCAAAGCCACCTCCAGGAGTCCCAAAGGGTCGCCAGGTATGGGCAGGACGGGAAAAGGTCTGGCTGCAGGTGCCTCGCCGACCTCCGGACTGGTTTACCCCAGTAGACCGTCCATAAGCAGCAGTGGCGAGTTCTACGACATTGCCTTCAAG GTGATGCTCGTGGGAGATTCGGGCGTTGGAAAGACCTGTTTGCTGGTACGTTTCAAAGATGGAGCCTTTCTAGCTGGTAGCTTCATCTCCACTGTGGGCATTGACTTCAGG AATAAGGTGATGAGCATTGATGCCGTCAAGGTCAAACTGCAG aTTTGGGACACTGCTGGTCAGGAGCGATTCCGGAGTGTTACACATGCATACTACCGTGACGCTCATG ctCTCCTTCTGCTCTATGATGTCACCAACAAAGCATCGTTTGATAACATTCGG gcatGGTTGACAGAGATCCACGAGTTCACTCAGCAGGACGTAGTCATCATGCTGCTAGGCAACAAG GCCGACTCTAACCATAACAGGGTGGTGAAACGAGAAGAGGGAGAAAAACTGGCAAAG GAGTTTGGTGTACCCTTCATGGAGACCAGCGCCAGGTCCGGACTGAATGTGGAACTGGCCTTCACTGCTGTGGCCAA AGAGCTGAAGCACAGGACCATGAAGGAACCCGATGAGCCAAAGTTTCAGTTGCAGGAGTACGTCAGCAAAGAAATGAGGACTGCCGGCTGCTGCCGCTCGTAG
- the LOC119138312 gene encoding uncharacterized protein LOC119138312, which produces MSKSSSANNDTDKSSYLYPRMGENHQDCPTQLRVRKERLGQVTTNKQEGKQSCCRTSSTSLTSCSHQRRWSTDCCHSNSSPVITVKKNTREPQPPQRGVSLRSHQIPSRHPRQRYSSPVTGIGSITHPSTSPTSSCSSVQTSVITGRDPLGWKLRTKSTTSSKRAHTKRLSLQTPIPVTVPDPGFLLSDTSPLDPKQNPTFKGKPFRRHHSDSLAFLKSMPAITLEELRHVQLRSAKPDDVFHEAYGKEMANPQPYKKPPAVPEKSPLARKIAQLISHSWQHQMCAARKSEHEEIIYSVIKPKAKTQETEKHCSLYAKINAMHLKSDD; this is translated from the coding sequence ATGAGTAAAAGCTCCTCTGCTAATAATGACACGGACAAGTCCAGTTACCTCTACCCTCGCATGGGTGAAAATCACCAGGATTGTCCCACACAGCTCAGAGTGCGCAAAGAGAGACTTGGGCAGGTCACaaccaacaaacaagaagGTAAACAATCATGCTGCAGAACTTCTAGCACCAGCCTGACCTCCTGCTCCCATCAACGCCGCTGGTCCACCGATTGTTGCCATAGCAACAGCTCCCCTGTCATTACtgtcaagaaaaacacaagggAACCACAACCGCCTCAACGGGGGGTGTCCCTTCGATCCCATCAGATTCCATCTCGTCATCCGAGACAACGCTACTCCAGTCCCGTTACCGGGATAGGCTCCATTACTCATCCATCGACGTCCCCGActtcttcttgttcttctGTCCAGACATCTGTCATTACGGGGCGTGACCCGCTTGGTTGGAAGTTACGCACCAAATCAACCACCTCCTCCAAACGGGCTCACACAAAAAGGTTGTCTCTGCAGACGCCGATTCCCGTCACCGTTCCCGATCCGGGTTTTCTTCTGTCCGACACATCTCCACTTGATCCCAAACAAAATCCCACCTTCAAAGGCAAACCATTCCGTCGCCATCACTCGGACTCCTTAGCCTTCCTCAAGTCAATGCCTGCGATTACTCTCGAGGAGCTCCGCCACGTGCAGCTCCGCTCCGCCAAACCGGACGACGTTTTCCATGAAGCATACGGCAAAGAGATGGCGAACCCTCAGCCGTATAAAAAGCCACCGGCTGTTCCCGAAAAAAGTCCTCTGGCAAGAAAAATAGCACAACTCATTTCTCATTCATGGCAGCACCAAATGTGTGCTGCTCGTAAAAGTGAGCATGAGGAAATTATTTACAGTGTGATAAAGCCAAAAGCTAAAACACAAGAGACTGAAAAACATTGCAGCTTGTATGCTAAAATAAATGCTATGCACTTGAAAAGTGATGACTAA